Proteins from one Chroococcidiopsis sp. CCMEE 29 genomic window:
- a CDS encoding IS630 family transposase codes for MKLKDARHLSAKAQEALRYRVVNAVESGMSKSEAARVFNVSRTAVHNWTKVVASSGATSLKARKRGPRASSRLLPHQAATAVRLMEQKCPDALGLPFYLWTREAVQQFLAQRYELSVSVWTIGRYLKKWGFTPQKPLRRAYEQDRKAVQYWLETEYPQICRKAHQEKAQIHWGDEMGVRSDYQAGRSYGRTGQTPVVLGTGKRFSCNMISTITNRGKLYFKLFTQRFDAALMLDFLRRLIRQCDQKVFLIVDSHPVHRSHVVKSWVERHAARIRLFFLPSYSPELNPNELLNHDVKANAVGRQRPRNQTQMINNIRSYLRSTQRHPNVVQNFFHEKHVAYAAA; via the coding sequence ATGAAACTCAAAGACGCTCGCCATCTGTCAGCCAAAGCTCAAGAAGCACTTCGCTACCGAGTGGTAAATGCAGTCGAGAGCGGTATGAGTAAATCAGAAGCAGCGCGTGTTTTCAACGTTTCGCGTACAGCAGTGCATAACTGGACAAAAGTGGTAGCTTCCAGCGGTGCGACATCGTTGAAAGCAAGAAAGCGTGGTCCTCGTGCTAGCTCACGTCTGCTCCCCCATCAAGCGGCAACAGCAGTGAGGTTAATGGAGCAAAAGTGTCCAGACGCTTTAGGATTACCATTTTACTTATGGACACGCGAAGCAGTGCAACAGTTTTTGGCTCAACGGTATGAGCTATCGGTGTCAGTGTGGACAATAGGGCGTTATCTCAAGAAATGGGGTTTTACACCACAAAAACCGCTGCGTCGGGCATACGAACAGGATCGCAAGGCAGTGCAGTACTGGTTAGAAACTGAGTATCCCCAGATTTGTCGTAAAGCCCATCAAGAAAAAGCACAAATTCACTGGGGAGACGAAATGGGAGTCCGCTCGGATTATCAAGCAGGACGTTCCTATGGACGAACTGGACAAACGCCAGTTGTGTTAGGGACAGGTAAGCGCTTTAGCTGCAATATGATTTCAACAATTACCAATCGTGGCAAGCTGTACTTCAAGTTATTCACACAACGGTTTGATGCCGCGCTCATGCTTGATTTCCTGCGGCGTTTGATTCGTCAGTGTGACCAAAAGGTGTTTCTGATTGTAGATAGTCATCCTGTGCATCGCTCTCACGTAGTTAAAAGCTGGGTTGAGCGTCATGCCGCTCGCATCCGCCTGTTTTTCTTGCCTTCTTATAGCCCTGAACTAAACCCAAATGAGCTACTCAACCATGATGTTAAAGCCAATGCTGTTGGGCGGCAACGTCCCAGAAATCAAACACAGATGATTAACAACATCCGTAGCTATTTACGTAGCACACAACGTCACCCTAACGTTGTGCAAAACTTCTTCCACGAGAAACACGTTGCTTATGCAGCTGCCTAG
- a CDS encoding SDR family oxidoreductase, whose product MSQLKPINQQVVAVVGASSGIGRETALKFAKQGAKVVVSARSESGLASLVDEIRGYGGEATYIVADVSNFEQVKAIADKTVEVYGRLDTWVHASATAVFATFDQTTPEEFKRVIDVSLMGQVYGAMAALPHLKREGRGALIHVSSMEGRRALPYQSSYSAAKHGVEGFLESLRVELQHEGIPVSVTSIKPAVINTPFYNNGRTKLGVKPTGIPPYYQPSVVADAILYVAEHPTRDFIVGDVGRVLDVLQRLSPSLVDSILLLVGFPLQRTSEQKSEDAPDNLYEPIPENDRIEGDFSHLTIPTVTDWIEMNPSVKWGALAVAALGVAAVFGGLLPRNEV is encoded by the coding sequence GAATCGGGCGTGAGACAGCCCTCAAATTTGCCAAACAAGGGGCAAAAGTAGTTGTATCTGCTCGTAGTGAATCAGGGCTAGCTTCCTTGGTAGACGAAATCCGAGGTTATGGCGGCGAGGCAACCTATATAGTTGCAGATGTAAGCAATTTTGAGCAGGTAAAGGCGATCGCAGACAAAACAGTTGAGGTGTACGGACGACTCGACACCTGGGTACATGCCTCCGCCACTGCCGTCTTTGCCACTTTCGATCAGACAACACCGGAAGAGTTTAAGCGTGTAATTGACGTTAGCCTAATGGGGCAAGTATATGGTGCAATGGCAGCACTACCCCATCTTAAACGCGAGGGGCGCGGGGCACTAATTCACGTTTCCTCAATGGAAGGCAGGCGAGCTCTACCTTACCAAAGTTCCTACTCCGCAGCGAAGCATGGTGTAGAGGGATTTCTTGAATCTCTGCGTGTCGAGCTGCAACATGAGGGAATACCCGTTAGCGTAACGAGTATAAAGCCAGCAGTGATCAACACACCCTTCTACAATAACGGTCGCACGAAGTTAGGCGTGAAGCCGACGGGGATACCACCCTACTACCAGCCGAGCGTTGTTGCCGATGCCATCCTCTATGTTGCTGAACACCCAACGCGGGACTTCATCGTTGGAGATGTTGGCAGAGTGTTGGATGTGTTGCAGCGGCTCTCGCCGTCACTAGTGGATAGCATTTTGCTGCTCGTTGGCTTTCCCTTACAGCGCACTAGTGAGCAAAAATCCGAAGACGCGCCAGACAATCTCTACGAGCCTATTCCAGAAAATGACCGTATTGAGGGAGATTTTAGCCATTTGACAATACCAACTGTCACTGACTGGATAGAGATGAACCCATCTGTGAAGTGGGGAGCTTTGGCAGTTGCAGCATTAGGAGTTGCAGCAGTTTTTGGCGGGTTACTCCCCCGCAATGAGGTTTGA